Genomic window (Rhodococcoides fascians A25f):
CACCGTCCGCCTGCACGGCACCTACGACCAGGTTCCGGTCACCGACGACGGCCAGACACCGGCCAAGTTCACCGTCGAATGGTTCACCCGCCTCGCCTCCGCCCTCGCATCCGGAGACAGTGCGCCCGCCTCGTCGACGCCGCGCAGCTCGACCTCGGCGTCCACCACACCGACGAGCTCGACAATGCCGACCACGGCGACTCCGCGTACCTCCCCGACTCTGCCGCAGGCCTCGGGCAGCTCCACCTCCCGCACTCTTCCGACCTTGGCTCCGATGACCACCGACTCCGGCAGCGAGCAGTGATCGCCACCTCGCCGCTGATGTACACCCCGCGCTGACACCGACCCGCACAGTTCTCCGTCCGACCGGCCACACCACCACCGAGTAAGGAAACGACCTCCATGTCCAGTAGCAGCACTGGCTCCGACGCCGCGACGAAGATCGTCGCCGGCGTCGCCGCGGTGCTCGTCGCTGTCGTGATCTCGGTGGTGGTGCTGTTCGTGTCCTCCGGCTCGGACTGCGCGGTCCCCGGCAGTAGGGAAGCGTCCGGTCAGGTCGGAGCCGCCGACGGCAGCGGCACAGCCGGTCTGAACGAGAAACAGCTCGCGATCGCCAAACAGACCGTCGCCATCGGTGAGGCGATGGGCATTCCGGAGCAGGGCATCATCATCGCCCTCGCGACCGAGTCCCAGGAGTCGACGTTCCGGATGCTCGCCAACTCCAACGTCCCGGATTCGCTGAACTACCCCCACGACGCTGTCGGATCGGATCACCTGTCGGTCAACCCGTTCCAGCAGCAGGTCACCATCTGGGGCGATACCGCGACCCTGATGAACCCGGTGACCGCGAACCGCCTGTTCTATCAGCACCTGCTCGCGGTACCGGGATGGGAGACGATGCCGGTCACCGTCGCCGCGCAGACCGTCCAGGGCTCGGCCTACCCCGACGCCTACGCCGATGACGAAACCCTCGCCCGCTCGCTCTACGGCGAATTGAAAGGCGCAGGCAAAGAGCTCTCGGCCGCCGACAAGGCGATCCTTGCCGACGCCGGCGCCTCCGCAGCATCGACCGCCGTCCCGGTCGCAGACGGCGGATCCGGAGCCGGATGCGCAGCGTCGGTGTCGAACCCGAACGGCCCGACCTTCACACCCGGCGGACCGTTCGGGCAGAACGTCATCGCCGCGGCGATGCGCTGGCTCGGCACGCCCTATGCGTGGGGCGGCGGCAACACCGACGGCCCCACCAATGGCATCAGCGACGGCGGCGGCGCGGCAGATGCGAACGGCGACACCGGAAAAGTCGGCTTCGACTGCTCCGGCCTGACCCTGTATGCGGTGTTCCAGGCATCGGGCGGTGCAATCAGCCTGCCGCACTACACCGGCGACACCTCCAACCCCGGCCAGCTGTACGACCCACGCGGACAGGACATTCCGCTCGACCAGAAGCAGCCCGGCGATCTGATCTATTTCGGATCCGGCGGCAACACCCACCACGTCGGGATCTTCTACGGCGTCGACAACGGCACCGAGATGCTCCTGAACGCACCGCAATCCGGAGACGTCGTCAAAGTCCAACCACTGTCCGACTTTTCAGGAGAAACGATGTACGTCAGGAGATTCGGATGACACCCACACCCACCACCCACCGCCGCACAGGGGCAGCGGTCCTCATGGTCGCCGCCGGTCTTGCTGTGCTGACCGGTTGTGGAACTTCCACAACCGACACCCCACCGGCCCCCACGGTTGCTCCTGCGCCCTCGTGTACCGCCGGTATGGACTCCGCGACCGGCGCGGACCTGTGCGACCCCGAATCGGTGATGACCACGGCCGTGTCGGTCCTGTACTCCTACCACCCGGCCACCCAACCCCAGAAGGGCGTCGACATCGACTCCGCCGCAACCCTTCTCGACCCCGGCTACATCTCCCGGCTCGGTGTCTCGTACTCCGCCCTCGCCCCCGTCACCGGCAACACCTGGGAGCAGTGGAAAGCAGAACGATCCACCGTGACCGCCGATGCTGCGATCGGCAGCGACGATCACCCCGCCGACACCGACACCACCGTGTCCCGAGTGGTGACGGTGACCCAGACCGTCCACGACGCGGCCGGCGATCCGGTCTCGGCATTGCCGACGATGGCGGTCTACACCTCCGTCACCCGCACAGGACAGGGCGGTTGGGCCGTGAGCGGGGTGAGCGTGCGATGAGCGCCGCCCACCACCACCCCGGCGATTCCCCGGCCCCCCACCCCGACATCTGGCCCGGCGCAGTCCCCCGTACGCCCCTGTGCGCGGAGCATCCGCTGGTGTGGCTGCTCGGCGCGCACGGCGGCGCGGCCGTGTCGTCGCTGACCGCCTCGCTCGACTGGGCCGGTAACGCTCAGCGCCGGTGGCCCTCCGGTGTCCACGGCGATTCGCCGTTGGTGGCCATCGTCGCCCGCACGCACCTGTCCGGGCTCACGGCCGCGCACCGGTTGCTGATGCAGCACTACAACCGCGAGGTCCCCGGCGAGGTGCAGTTGTTGGGTCTGATCACCGTCGCGGACACCGACCGTGGACTGAGCAGTGACCTCAAGCGTGAGCTCGACCGCGTCGAATCCCTCGCCCCGGCGGCGTGGCGTCTCGGCTGGATCGAGCCGTGGCGACACATGCTGCCCGCCGATCTGCCCTCGTGGGGCCCGCGCAGCACCCTCTCCCAGGACAAACGGGCCCGCGCCGACACCACCCGGACACCGGTCGCCCCGATCCGCGACGTCCTGCACCCCGGGTTGCTCGCCGCTGCCGCAGCAGCTCTCGATACCGGGCCACCGCCCACCTGACCACCGTCTACCGGCCCACTGACCGGTTCGGGTTCGACCGAATCCGAACCTCCACCCCTCACCCACCGAAGGAACCGATCATGTTGCTCACCACCCTCACCGCCGCCGCAGACCTCGCCGCAGCAGCCGATATCCAGCCACACACCGATGTCCTCGCCCAGGTCGGCCCCTCCGGCGTCGAGGCACCTCCGGGCGCGGACAAGTACCAGACCTTGATGAACATCGTCCTGTGGGTCGTCGCCGGCGGGCTCGCGTGTGTCGGCGTCGCTGCCGGATTGAAGTTCGCCATCGGCTACCAGGACGGAACGAACTCACGCGGCCAGCAGATGGCGCTCGGTGGCGTCGCGATCGGTGCCGTCTTCTCCGGCACCGCAACGGCGCTGGTCAACACACTGATGTTCTGACCGGACACCGAACAATGACGCTGGCACTGTCCTCCGCAGCCGCCCACGCCTCGGCGTCGCTGCTCGCGGCCATCCCCACCGGCGACGAACCCCGCACCCCACCGCCGGAAGCAACCGCCCAGCTCGAGCAGGTCGGCCGGTACTTCTTCTGGTTCGTCACCGGGGCGCTCTCGATCGCCGGCGTTCTCGCCGGGATTTATCTCGCGGTCGCCTACAGCCGGCACGGGCAGCTCGGAGAGGGCGAAAAACGCGTCGTCGCCGTCGCCATCGCCGCGGTGGTCGTCGGTAGCAGCGGCGCCTGGGCACCCCTGCTCCTGTAAGGCCCTCGGCCGCTCCTGTGACCGCCCCACCTACTTCGAGGAGAAAAACCATGGCACACAACACCGTTCGCCGAGTAGTCGTCGGGATCACCGCTGTCCTCGCCCTCACCATCGCCGGATGCGGCTCCGACAGTGCCGATCCGGACGACGGCAGCGACGACACGCAGGTCGTCGATGTCGCCGCCGTCCCGGAATCGGTGACCTGGACTCCCTACCAAGGGGTCTCGGTGCCCTACAGCAGCATCGACGGCCCCACCACCGGTACTGTCTCGGCGGCACCGACCGGATACAGCCACACCCCGCAAGGTGCGATCCTGGCCGCGATCCAGGCCCAGACCCGACTCGCCCTCGCACCGGATTCGAGCTGGCCGCAGGTCACCGCAGCCTTGGTCGCACCCGGTGCCGGACGAGATGCGTACGCCACCGCACGTGCGGGGGCCTCGATCACCAGCGCCGCCGACCCCGCCACGACCGCCGCGTTCGCCGGATTCCGGGTCCGTGACTACACCGACGACACCGCTGTCGTCGACATTGCGACGACCATGCCGGGCGGGCAGCTGACCTCGGTCCCCGCGACCGTCCTGTGGCGCGGCGACGACTGGAAGCTCCTGCTCCCCGACCCCAGCAGCGACGACAGCGATATCGCCGCCCCGGCCGACACCGACCCGGCCGAGCTGCCCTCTCTCGACGGGTTCACCTCGTTCTCCGCATCCTGACCGTCCACCACCCAGAGCGAAAGGCCCAGTGCGCCATGAAGGAATCCCCGTCACCCGAGCAACCGAACTGGCTCGACGAGCACCCGAAAGCGCGGTGGCTCGCGACGTCACGGACCACCGGCCTGTTCTCGGTGGCGTTCGTTCTGCTCGTGATCGCACTGGTGGTGGTCCTGATCGTCCACGGCCGCGTCTCCGACGACAGCCCCACCGCCGCTCCGCAGACCACGACCGCCACACCGGAACCCTCGGCGTCGACGCAGCCCGACCCCGGCGGGAGCGGCTTCGGGGTCTCGATCGCCGATCCCTTCGGCCGCGAGATCGCCGTCCCCCTCAACCCGCAGGGCCAGATCCTGCCGCAGTCCGACCCAGGCGAGCGGCCACCCTTCGACAAGAACACCCCGGTCCCCGCACCCCTGGGTGTGAAGTGGCAGAAGATCGGCTCGACCGCCGCGCCGTTCTCCACCTCCGACGGCCCGACCCGGATCGAGGGCCGCTACGCCACCGGCTACGCCCACACCCCGCAAGGCGCGGCCCTGGCCGGCTGGCAGATCTTCGCTCGGATGCTGCGCAGCGGCGACGACACCCGCGAGGGTTACCGCAACCACGCCGTCGGCCCGCCCGGCGTCATCGACACCATGGTGGCCAAACTCGCCGCATCGGACGATCCGAACTTCACCACCAACAAGCTGATGTTCTTCCCCGAAGCATTCCGCATCACCTCGTACACAGACGATTTCGCGGTCATTCAGTACGCCACACCGCGCGGTAACAACCAATGGGCACTGTTCCAGCAGAGCACCACCTGGGCCGACGGTGATTGGAAGATCACCGCCACCGAAGCCAAGCCTGTTCTGCCCGAGATCTCCTCGCTGGTGGGGTGGACCCGATGGTGACCACTGCCGCGCGCACTTTGACGCGGTGGACCACCGCGGTACTGGTCATCGCGGCCGCAGTGCTCCTCCTCGGTGCGCCGAGCGCACTGGCACAGCCCGCAGACCCGCCCGCCGACCCGTCTGCGGTCCCGGCCGAGCAGGACGATCCCGGATTCTTCGACGCCTGCGACACCGTCTCCGACGCGATCGACTTCCTGCCCACCGTCGTCACCGACACCGCATGTAAAGGGCTCACCGTGGCCACCGATCCCACTGGGGCCGTCGGAGCGGCCACGTCGTGGGTGGCCGCCGGCGCGGTCGGTGAAGCAGCCGAAGCGTTCCTCGAGGGGTTCGGGCAGGCGATCAACCTCATGTTCACCTGGTGGCTGAACGTTCCGCTGCCCGATCTGGCGAACCCGGAATCGGTCGGTGCGTTCCACGCCTACCTGTACTGGATCAACGCCTCCCTGGTCGCGGTCTCGATCGCAGTGTCGATGGTGCGCCTGGCGTTCGCCAACGCCGCCGCCCGCAACGAACGAGCAAGCGAATCGGCGAAGATGCTGGCCCGCACGGTGTTCGCGACCGCGACCTTCGCGCCCGCACTGGTGGCCATGCACGCCGGATCGGTGGCCATGGGCCGCTGGATCGTCGACGACGCCGCAGGCGGCAACATCTCCGGCGTCCTGGCGAACCTCACCTCGGTCTCGAACGTCTCGGCCACCCTGTCCGCCGGGCTGATGTTCATCTTCGGCCTACTCGGGATCATCGGTGCCCTCGTCCAAGCACTGTTCGTCGTCATCCAGTACGCCCTGCTGATCTGCGTTGTGGGTTTCCTCCCCACCGCCGCCGCCGGATCGGGCACCGCTCCCGGCGACCAGTCGTACAAGAAGATGATCGGCTTCGCCATCGCGACCGTACTGTTCCCACTGTTCTCGGCCTGCGTCTACGCCCTGGCACTGTGGTCGGCCGGCAGCGACGACCCGATGAGCCGGTTGTGCGGAATGGCGCTACTCGCCCTCTCGTGCCTGTGCCTTCCAGTTCTGCTCCGTCTGATCGTGCCCGCCGTCGCCGCATCCGGCGGCGCATCCGGCGCATCCGCACTGGGCGCGATCGGTATCGGCACCGGAGCCGTAGCGGGCGTGGCGATGAAAGCAGCGTCCTCGTCCGGATCGGGCGGAGGCGGATCGAGCATGACCCCGGCCACCGGCGGCCGCAGCAGCGACGCCCCCACCGGAGCGCAGGCCACACCACCACCCTCCGGATCGAGCTCAGGCGCAGGCGCAGGCGGGGTAGCCGGTCGCAGCGGCGCAGCGGGCGCATCCGGAGCGGCCGGAGCATCAGGCGCATCGGCAGCAGGTGGAGCCTCAGCCGCGGGCGGAGCAGCAGCCGCAGCAGGCCCGGTCGGCATCGCCGCCGCCGGAGCCAAACAAGCCACCGCCGCAATCGGCAAAGGTGTCCAAGCCGTCGAAAGCGCAACCGGAGCCGCAGCCGGAGACGGCCACCGCGACGGCCACGGATCGGGCGGTCGATCCGGATGAGACACCGGCGAACGTCCACCCCCACAGAGCCGGACCACCGGCCGCAACCGACCACAGACGACACAGCAGGAGTGAACCGCGATGAGTAACCAGAGCGATGAACGCACGATCCGCACCTACGCCGGGTGGTTCAACGAACGCCGTGTCTACGCGTTCGGTCTGACCCCGGTCGCCTTCGGAATCCTCGGGGCCGTCGTGATCGTGGCGCTGGCGATCATGTTCCTCGTCTCGGTTCTAGCGGCACTGGTGGTCGGCGGTATCGGGTTGCTGCTGTGGTTTCCGCTGACGATCAACGTCGCCGGCAAGTCCGCCTACGAGGCGCTGTTTTTGACTCGCCAATGGGGCCGCCAGCAGCGCAAGGCCCAGCACATCTACCGGGCAGGACCACTGTCGAACCAGGCCGGCGGCCGCGCACGCCTGCCCGGGATCGGAACGGCGATGGAACTGTGGTGGGCACTGGACAAGTTCGGCAACCGCTTCGGCATCGTCCGGATGCTCGACACCCACCAGTACACGGTGGTGCTGCGCTGCCGAGTCGGCGGCGCAGCAGGAAACGATCAGGAATTGATCGACTCGTTCGTCGGATCGTGGGCGAACTTCCTTGCCGCACTGGGCCAGATCGGCAACGTCGCCGCGATGACCGTCACCGTCGAAACCCTCCCCGAGACCGGCGAGCGGGTGCGGGCGAACATCTCCGCGATCTGCGATCCGGACGCACCGGCCGAAGCGTTGGCGATCATGGCCGAACGCCTCGCCGCCGCCGACAACGACGGCCAACGGGTCCACTCGCGGATCTCGATCACCTTCGATTCCACCAGCCCCGCCCAGCGCAAGGACCCGATGATGGCCGCCGCCGTGATCGGCAACCAGCTACCGGTATTCTACCAGCAACTCGCGCACTGCAACGTTACCGCGCTCCCGATGACCGACCACGAGATCTCCGCCGTCGTCCGCCGCGCCTACGCCCCCGAGCAGGAAGCGGACATCGAATCGGCCCTAGCCCGTGGCGATTACGTCTGCGACTGGGCCGACGCGGGCCCGATCACCGCCGAAGAAACCAAAGACACCTATCTCCACGACGCCGGCGCATCGCGGGTCTGGGTCATGCGCACCCCGCCGTCCGGATTTCCCACCGAACGGGTACTGGTCGGACTGCTCTCCCCCAATGCCTCTGTTCCGCGTAAGCGCATCACTTTGATCTACCGCCCCTACAGCCCCGGCGATGCGACCAAGACCGTCGAAGGCGACTTCAAATCCGCTGTCGCCAAGGTCAATACCGCTCGCGGCATCGTCGCCGCCGAAGCCGAGATCGAGATTCAAGCCACCCAGGCAGCACGACGAGCCGAAGCCCGTGGCCACGGCCTGGTGCGTCTGTCGATGGTCGTGACGGCAACCTGCCTCGACGAAGACGACCTCGACGCCCTCGAACCCGACATGAAGGCCCTCGCCGCCGGCGCTCGGTTGAACCTGCGCCCGGCCTACCGCCACCAAGCCGCGGCGTTCCTCTCCGGCCTCGGAATCGGTGTCCTGCTGCCCGATCACGCCACCATCCCCAAAACGCTGCGCGCCTGAACGCCCACCTCACCTAGGAGAATGTCGATGAACAACAACCACACACCCGGCCAACCCACATTCCTCGAAACGCTCGGTGGCAAGGCGATCCCCCTCGGCCACAAAGAAGGCCTGATCGACCTCACCGTGACCGTCAACGGTACGACGACTCGCCTCGATCCGCCGGTGTTCTCGACGACGAACAAAGCCGACATCGTCTCGGGTCGACGCGATCACGCGTTCACCGACGGTGACGGGTTCATGGCCCGCGCCCTGCGGCATCGCCGCGCTACCGAGAACGGGCCACTGTGATGGCCGGTCTGGGCGGGAAGTTCATGCTGCGCAGGAAGATTGCCGATCTCACCAGGGCAAGCGAGCCACGCCAAGCCACCTCAACTCGTGCGGTCACCGACCCGATGCGGGTGGCCCGCGAGCGTCGCCGCGCCGACGCCCGCGCACGAGCAGCAGCGGAGAAAGCCGAAGTACGGGCCGCACG
Coding sequences:
- a CDS encoding C40 family peptidase, coding for MSSSSTGSDAATKIVAGVAAVLVAVVISVVVLFVSSGSDCAVPGSREASGQVGAADGSGTAGLNEKQLAIAKQTVAIGEAMGIPEQGIIIALATESQESTFRMLANSNVPDSLNYPHDAVGSDHLSVNPFQQQVTIWGDTATLMNPVTANRLFYQHLLAVPGWETMPVTVAAQTVQGSAYPDAYADDETLARSLYGELKGAGKELSAADKAILADAGASAASTAVPVADGGSGAGCAASVSNPNGPTFTPGGPFGQNVIAAAMRWLGTPYAWGGGNTDGPTNGISDGGGAADANGDTGKVGFDCSGLTLYAVFQASGGAISLPHYTGDTSNPGQLYDPRGQDIPLDQKQPGDLIYFGSGGNTHHVGIFYGVDNGTEMLLNAPQSGDVVKVQPLSDFSGETMYVRRFG
- a CDS encoding SCO6880 family protein — translated: MSNQSDERTIRTYAGWFNERRVYAFGLTPVAFGILGAVVIVALAIMFLVSVLAALVVGGIGLLLWFPLTINVAGKSAYEALFLTRQWGRQQRKAQHIYRAGPLSNQAGGRARLPGIGTAMELWWALDKFGNRFGIVRMLDTHQYTVVLRCRVGGAAGNDQELIDSFVGSWANFLAALGQIGNVAAMTVTVETLPETGERVRANISAICDPDAPAEALAIMAERLAAADNDGQRVHSRISITFDSTSPAQRKDPMMAAAVIGNQLPVFYQQLAHCNVTALPMTDHEISAVVRRAYAPEQEADIESALARGDYVCDWADAGPITAEETKDTYLHDAGASRVWVMRTPPSGFPTERVLVGLLSPNASVPRKRITLIYRPYSPGDATKTVEGDFKSAVAKVNTARGIVAAEAEIEIQATQAARRAEARGHGLVRLSMVVTATCLDEDDLDALEPDMKALAAGARLNLRPAYRHQAAAFLSGLGIGVLLPDHATIPKTLRA